Proteins found in one Candidatus Methylomirabilis lanthanidiphila genomic segment:
- a CDS encoding membrane protein: MIQEFISSWPLFQNTYLVGWSIALLLSLVGVLAVARDQIFIGAAMSQASTLGIALAMWIGAWIAPATLPWFHSDEFLSAMAVAFSLGAALITGGWAATDRESHEAITGWVFLGSASLSILIVSHSPHGLEEIHRLLASSIIGATRTDVWGFSALAGLTALFLAVTHRRTLLFLMDPAMAAAVGMHTGGWAAIISALLGLAIGLSIRSSGMLYTFGCLVLPALIAKNVCREVGPMFLVAPLVAVLTGAIAFVLANHYDYPPAQMTVALLSLALTIAWLFRRLRQANGMF, from the coding sequence GTGATCCAGGAGTTCATCTCATCATGGCCACTATTTCAAAACACCTACCTCGTCGGGTGGTCGATCGCCCTGCTGCTCTCATTGGTGGGCGTCCTGGCGGTCGCTCGCGACCAGATCTTCATCGGCGCAGCCATGTCGCAGGCCTCAACGCTGGGTATCGCCTTAGCAATGTGGATTGGCGCGTGGATTGCTCCGGCAACGCTCCCCTGGTTTCACTCGGATGAATTCCTCTCCGCCATGGCCGTGGCGTTCTCTCTAGGCGCCGCGCTTATCACAGGGGGCTGGGCGGCGACGGACCGGGAGAGCCATGAGGCGATTACGGGCTGGGTATTCCTCGGGTCGGCCAGCCTCTCGATCCTCATCGTCTCCCACAGCCCGCATGGACTGGAGGAGATCCACCGGCTGCTCGCCTCAAGCATCATCGGCGCCACCCGCACCGACGTCTGGGGGTTCAGCGCGCTCGCCGGCCTGACCGCTCTGTTTCTCGCCGTCACCCATCGGCGCACCCTGCTCTTTCTCATGGACCCCGCCATGGCTGCCGCGGTGGGGATGCATACCGGCGGGTGGGCCGCCATCATCTCTGCCCTGCTCGGTCTCGCCATCGGGTTGTCCATCCGATCGTCAGGGATGTTGTATACGTTCGGGTGTCTGGTGCTGCCCGCCCTCATCGCAAAGAACGTCTGTCGCGAGGTCGGCCCGATGTTCCTGGTGGCCCCTCTGGTTGCCGTCCTGACGGGCGCCATCGCGTTTGTGCTCGCCAATCACTACGATTATCCCCCCGCGCAGATGACGGTGGCGCTGCTGAGCCTGGCGCTTACGATCGCATGGCTCTTCCGACGGCTGCGCCAGGCGAACGGGATGTTCTGA
- a CDS encoding peroxiredoxin, giving the protein MVKIGSKAPDFTANTTKGPITLSQFRGKWVLLFAHPADFTPVCTTEFIEFARRHKEFKDLNCEVIGLSVDSIYSHIEWLRHMEESAKVKMDFPVVADPEKTVANLYDLINPDVQLTVRGVFFIDPDGIVRFAMYYPIPFGRNIDEILRSLKALQTVDKYGVACPVNWQPGQDVIVPPPQTIDEADKRAKAGADRWYMMRKKI; this is encoded by the coding sequence ATGGTCAAGATCGGATCAAAGGCGCCGGATTTTACCGCCAATACCACCAAAGGCCCCATTACCCTGTCGCAGTTCCGCGGCAAGTGGGTCCTGCTCTTCGCCCATCCTGCCGACTTTACACCGGTTTGCACGACCGAGTTCATCGAGTTCGCGAGACGACACAAGGAATTTAAAGATTTGAACTGCGAGGTCATCGGCCTGAGCGTAGACAGCATCTACTCGCACATCGAGTGGCTCCGCCACATGGAGGAAAGCGCCAAGGTCAAGATGGACTTCCCGGTAGTCGCCGACCCGGAAAAGACCGTGGCGAACCTCTATGATCTGATCAATCCCGATGTCCAACTCACGGTTCGCGGCGTCTTCTTTATCGACCCCGATGGGATCGTCCGTTTTGCCATGTACTATCCCATCCCGTTCGGGCGAAACATCGACGAGATCCTGCGCAGCCTGAAGGCGCTGCAGACCGTGGACAAGTACGGGGTCGCCTGCCCGGTGAACTGGCAGCCTGGCCAGGATGTGATCGTACCCCCGCCGCAGACGATCGACGAGGCCGACAAGCGCGCCAAGGCCGGCGCCGACCGGTGGTATATGATGCGGAAAAAGATCTAG
- a CDS encoding DoxX, producing the protein MTRPKSNRQTETKLWYVAILRIFFGYYFFQDGLGKLTGGFTGSDALEKWLTTKATGAFGWYKPFLTDVAIPYHQLFAGLVTWGMIVAGLALLSGLLTRPAALAGIFMTLNFYLAKGGGSPATTSDQAFMAGLLVVFLARAGRSFGLDGWLARRYPGSPLW; encoded by the coding sequence GTGACCAGACCGAAAAGCAACCGGCAAACAGAAACGAAGCTCTGGTACGTCGCAATCCTGCGCATCTTTTTTGGCTACTACTTTTTCCAGGACGGCCTCGGGAAGTTGACCGGGGGCTTTACCGGTTCAGATGCGTTGGAGAAGTGGTTGACAACCAAGGCGACCGGAGCATTTGGCTGGTATAAGCCATTTCTAACCGATGTAGCGATTCCCTATCATCAGCTCTTTGCCGGACTGGTTACCTGGGGGATGATTGTGGCCGGCTTGGCGCTGTTGTCCGGGCTGTTGACGCGTCCGGCCGCGCTGGCAGGCATCTTTATGACGCTCAATTTCTATCTGGCCAAAGGGGGCGGGTCGCCGGCCACCACCTCGGACCAGGCATTCATGGCTGGTCTGCTGGTCGTCTTCCTGGCGCGGGCCGGTCGCTCGTTTGGGCTTGACGGCTGGTTGGCTCGACGCTATCCGGGATCCCCGCTCTGGTAG
- a CDS encoding bifunctional folylpolyglutamate synthase/dihydrofolate synthase protein FolC, with product MTYSAAIGYLYGLQRYGVKLGLENIQRLLAAVGDPHRRFPSILIGGTNGKGSTAAFLSSILRAAGYRVGLYTSPHLLEFTERIQVDGQPIADADVAALVDELRPVIANLFLAPMKSPLSPPFVKGGEGGFSLPPHTSHPTFFEVTTALAFLHFVRSNVDYAVVEVGLGGRFDATNILNAQVAVVTNIALEHEEYLGKTLEAIAVEKAGIIKEATRVVSAVRAPEALAIIADVCRTRGATLLDIRSAYDWQIHRSDLSGQQFSVGEKGLPPDTFDIPLLGRHQVANAIAALAASRLLRTGGAAISERAIHEGLRHTRWPGRLQLFPGRPLVILDGAHNPAGAAALRAFLVEQRFAGRVTLVFGVLQDKNWIAMLQELAPLAQRVILTRPESERAADPRHLQEAERVCSKLEIVEDVAEAIALARAVTDPEDAVVVTGSLFVISAALRALRAHETRT from the coding sequence ATGACGTATTCGGCGGCGATTGGCTATCTCTACGGGCTCCAGCGTTACGGCGTCAAGCTGGGTCTCGAGAATATTCAACGATTGCTTGCGGCGGTTGGTGACCCGCACCGTCGCTTTCCATCCATTCTGATCGGCGGAACGAACGGCAAAGGGTCTACCGCCGCGTTTCTGTCGTCGATCCTCCGGGCTGCCGGCTATCGGGTCGGGCTCTATACCTCTCCGCATCTCCTGGAGTTCACGGAGCGCATCCAGGTCGACGGACAGCCCATTGCGGACGCCGACGTCGCCGCCCTCGTCGATGAACTCCGCCCCGTCATCGCCAACCTCTTCCTTGCACCTATGAAATCCCCCCTATCCCCCCCTTTTGTAAAGGGGGGCGAGGGGGGATTTAGCCTGCCCCCACACACTTCCCACCCCACCTTCTTCGAGGTTACGACTGCCCTCGCTTTCCTTCACTTCGTTCGCAGCAATGTAGACTATGCCGTTGTCGAAGTCGGGCTGGGGGGTCGGTTCGATGCTACCAACATACTCAACGCCCAGGTAGCGGTGGTCACTAATATCGCCCTGGAGCATGAAGAGTATCTGGGAAAGACGCTGGAGGCCATTGCCGTAGAGAAGGCCGGGATCATTAAAGAGGCAACACGCGTCGTGTCTGCTGTTCGCGCCCCCGAGGCTCTGGCCATCATTGCCGACGTCTGCCGCACACGCGGCGCGACCCTTCTCGATATCCGGAGCGCGTATGACTGGCAGATTCATCGGTCGGACCTCTCCGGTCAGCAATTCAGCGTAGGCGAAAAAGGGCTGCCTCCGGATACGTTTGATATCCCGCTGCTTGGCCGGCATCAGGTCGCCAATGCCATCGCGGCCCTTGCCGCGTCCCGGCTTCTCCGAACCGGCGGCGCCGCCATTTCGGAACGCGCTATTCATGAAGGCTTGCGCCACACACGATGGCCAGGCCGTCTCCAACTGTTTCCGGGCCGACCCCTCGTGATCCTGGACGGCGCGCACAATCCGGCAGGCGCGGCGGCGCTGCGGGCCTTTCTGGTGGAGCAACGGTTTGCCGGCCGCGTGACACTGGTGTTCGGCGTCCTGCAGGATAAGAACTGGATCGCAATGTTGCAAGAGTTGGCGCCATTGGCACAACGGGTCATCCTCACCCGCCCGGAGAGCGAGCGCGCTGCCGATCCACGCCACTTGCAGGAGGCCGAACGCGTCTGTTCAAAGCTTGAGATCGTAGAGGATGTCGCGGAGGCGATCGCGTTGGCCAGGGCCGTCACCGATCCGGAGGATGCCGTTGTCGTGACCGGCTCGCTCTTCGTCATCTCGGCGGCCCTGCGCGCGCTGAGGGCGCATGAGACGCGAACGTAA
- the glmU gene encoding N-acetylglucosamine-1-phosphate uridyltransferase → MNDLCTVILAAGQGTRMRSKLPKVLHPVAGLPMIAHVIEACRPFQAKRTLAIVGHQADRVKQALAGEAIEFVAQPEQRGTAHALLQTREALAGFDGDLLVVSGDTPLLTSQTLDGVLRAHRDTRALATVLTAELPDPTGYGRVIRSATGGLLRIVEELEAAPQERRIREINAGVYCFAAHALFEALQAIRPSAVKGELYLPDAIALLRDRDGGVQAHRILDPDEVRGINTRAELAEIHRLLWRKAARRLLAEGVTLLDPERAYIGPLVRIGPDSILYPNVILEGQTVIGEGTTIYSGCRIRNSTIGDDSVILDGCIIQESQIGDGCQVGPYAHLRPEARLRQHAKVGNFVEVKKSVVGEGSKVPHLSYIGDTTIGKRVNVGAGTITCNYDGFTKHRTVIEDDVFVGSDVILVAPVSIGRGAIIAAGSTITEDVPPDALAFGRARQTNKSGAAEVFRSKHRKG, encoded by the coding sequence ATGAACGATCTCTGCACGGTAATATTGGCGGCGGGTCAGGGGACCAGGATGCGCTCGAAGCTCCCGAAGGTGCTGCATCCGGTCGCCGGTCTGCCGATGATCGCCCATGTGATCGAGGCGTGCCGCCCCTTTCAGGCGAAGCGAACCCTCGCAATCGTCGGACACCAAGCCGATAGGGTGAAACAGGCGCTGGCTGGCGAGGCGATTGAATTCGTGGCCCAGCCTGAACAGCGCGGGACGGCTCATGCCCTCCTGCAGACGAGAGAGGCCCTTGCCGGTTTTGATGGCGATCTGCTGGTCGTGTCCGGGGACACACCCCTCCTGACCTCACAGACGCTCGACGGGGTCCTGCGGGCCCACCGTGACACTCGCGCGCTGGCGACCGTCCTCACGGCCGAACTGCCTGATCCGACCGGCTATGGGCGGGTGATACGATCTGCAACGGGCGGGCTCTTGCGAATCGTTGAGGAGCTGGAGGCCGCGCCACAGGAGCGGCGGATCCGCGAAATCAACGCCGGGGTGTACTGCTTTGCCGCACACGCGCTCTTCGAGGCCCTCCAGGCGATCCGCCCTTCTGCCGTCAAGGGCGAACTGTATCTCCCGGACGCCATCGCGCTGCTGCGGGATCGCGACGGGGGCGTACAGGCGCACCGGATACTCGATCCCGACGAGGTGCGAGGGATCAACACCCGCGCCGAACTGGCTGAGATCCACCGTCTGCTCTGGCGAAAGGCCGCCCGGCGGCTGCTGGCCGAAGGGGTGACCCTTCTCGATCCTGAGCGCGCCTATATCGGTCCGCTCGTCAGGATCGGTCCCGATTCGATCCTCTATCCGAACGTCATCCTCGAAGGACAGACGGTGATCGGGGAAGGGACAACAATCTACTCAGGCTGTCGGATCCGCAACTCAACAATCGGCGACGACTCTGTGATCCTGGATGGGTGCATTATCCAGGAGAGTCAGATCGGTGACGGGTGCCAGGTCGGGCCCTACGCGCACCTGAGACCGGAGGCCCGGCTTCGGCAACACGCCAAGGTTGGAAATTTCGTGGAGGTCAAAAAGTCGGTCGTCGGCGAAGGGTCCAAGGTCCCGCATTTGAGCTACATCGGCGATACCACCATCGGGAAGCGGGTCAACGTCGGTGCCGGGACGATTACCTGTAACTACGACGGCTTTACCAAGCATCGGACGGTGATCGAAGACGACGTATTTGTGGGTAGCGACGTAATCCTCGTGGCGCCGGTCTCTATAGGACGGGGCGCCATCATCGCCGCCGGATCGACCATCACCGAGGACGTGCCGCCAGATGCGCTGGCATTCGGTCGGGCACGGCAGACCAATAAGAGCGGCGCCGCCGAGGTATTTCGGTCCAAACACCGGAAGGGGTAA
- a CDS encoding glutamine amidotransferase, which produces MCGIVGYVGRKKVVPVLLEGLKRLEYRGYDSAGLAILQQDRIVIHRSVGKIKELENALWGRDVSGEVGLGHTRWATHGRPTEENAHPHSDCTGDLVVVHNGIIENYLALKDKLQREGHHFKSDTDTEVVAHLIEGQLQETADLELAVRRALADVVGTYALGILWRGDPHRLVAARNGSPLVVGLGDGEFLIASDLPAILSHTRDVLFLDDEEIVVLSHDGVNVTTLAGEPVEKKIQKILWTPLMAEKSGYKHFMLKEIYEQPRAIRDTIRGRFSLDGGQLYLEGLDALQDRLPTIDRIVLVACGTSWHAGLVGKFLIEDLTRIPVEVDYGSEFRYRDPILDERTLVVTISQSGETLDTLVSLREARRRGCKALAICNVVGSTLSRESDGVLYTHAGPEIGVASTKAFTTQLAALYLLALALGRANGRLDGTKIQELLSELIRLPQRMEQVLSLGPALEELAGQFCAVSNFLYLGRGINYPIALEGALKLKEISYIHAEGYPAGEMKHGPIALITDEIPVVFLAPKDRTFEKVLSNIEEVKTRNGIVIALSDETDSHLLAKADHLITIPHTSPYLMPLLLVVPLQLLAYHIAVRKGCDVDQPRNLAKSVTVE; this is translated from the coding sequence ATGTGCGGAATTGTGGGATATGTCGGACGCAAGAAGGTCGTCCCAGTGCTCCTGGAGGGATTGAAGCGGCTGGAGTACCGGGGCTACGACTCGGCCGGCCTGGCGATCCTTCAACAGGACCGGATCGTCATCCATCGCAGCGTCGGGAAGATTAAAGAGCTGGAGAATGCGCTGTGGGGCCGCGATGTCTCAGGCGAGGTCGGGCTTGGCCATACCCGCTGGGCTACACACGGCCGACCCACCGAAGAGAACGCCCATCCGCACAGCGATTGCACCGGCGACCTCGTCGTCGTCCACAACGGCATCATCGAAAACTACCTGGCCCTGAAAGACAAGCTTCAGCGGGAGGGACACCATTTCAAATCCGATACCGATACCGAGGTGGTCGCCCATCTGATTGAGGGGCAACTCCAGGAGACGGCAGATCTGGAGCTGGCCGTGCGACGGGCCTTGGCCGACGTCGTCGGCACCTACGCGCTTGGAATCTTGTGGCGAGGCGATCCGCATCGGTTGGTGGCAGCCAGAAACGGCAGCCCGCTGGTAGTGGGGTTGGGCGATGGAGAGTTCCTTATCGCCTCCGACCTCCCCGCCATCCTGTCCCACACACGGGACGTCCTGTTTTTGGACGACGAGGAGATAGTCGTCCTCTCCCACGACGGTGTCAACGTCACCACCCTGGCCGGGGAACCGGTGGAAAAGAAGATCCAGAAGATTCTCTGGACACCGCTTATGGCCGAAAAGAGTGGGTACAAGCACTTCATGCTGAAGGAGATCTACGAGCAACCGCGGGCGATCCGGGACACTATTCGGGGTCGTTTTTCGCTGGACGGCGGTCAGCTTTACCTGGAAGGGCTTGACGCCCTCCAGGACCGGCTACCGACGATCGATCGGATCGTCTTAGTCGCCTGCGGGACCTCCTGGCATGCCGGGCTGGTCGGTAAGTTCCTCATTGAGGATCTGACGCGTATTCCGGTCGAGGTCGACTATGGCTCTGAATTTCGGTACCGCGACCCAATCCTGGATGAGCGGACGCTGGTTGTCACCATCAGCCAGTCCGGTGAAACGCTGGACACCCTGGTCTCTCTACGCGAGGCCCGTCGGCGCGGCTGCAAGGCTCTGGCGATCTGCAATGTGGTGGGTTCTACGCTCAGCCGCGAGAGCGACGGGGTCTTATACACCCACGCGGGTCCGGAAATCGGCGTCGCCTCCACAAAGGCCTTCACCACCCAACTGGCCGCTCTCTACCTGCTCGCATTGGCGCTGGGTCGCGCCAACGGACGCCTCGATGGAACAAAAATTCAGGAGTTGCTCAGTGAGCTGATCCGCCTGCCCCAACGGATGGAGCAGGTACTCTCCCTTGGGCCCGCGTTGGAAGAATTAGCCGGACAGTTCTGCGCCGTCTCGAATTTTCTTTACCTGGGTCGCGGGATCAACTATCCCATTGCGCTGGAGGGGGCGCTGAAGCTCAAGGAGATCTCCTACATCCACGCGGAAGGGTATCCGGCCGGCGAGATGAAGCACGGACCCATTGCCCTGATCACTGACGAGATACCGGTGGTTTTTCTTGCGCCAAAGGATCGGACATTCGAGAAGGTGTTGAGCAATATTGAGGAAGTAAAAACGCGTAATGGGATCGTGATCGCTCTCTCCGACGAAACCGATTCCCACCTCCTGGCCAAGGCCGACCATCTGATAACCATCCCTCATACCTCCCCGTACCTGATGCCTCTGCTCCTTGTCGTCCCCTTGCAACTCCTCGCCTACCACATCGCCGTAAGGAAGGGGTGCGACGTAGACCAGCCGCGTAACCTGGCCAAGAGCGTGACGGTCGAATAG
- a CDS encoding PilT-like protein has product MAHLITTLPIQIVPADLELARQAAAFKSGKKMSYADCFAAALAKLRKAELVTGDKEFRQVEGELKILWIG; this is encoded by the coding sequence GTGGCTCACCTCATTACGACGCTGCCCATCCAGATTGTTCCTGCCGATCTGGAGCTGGCCAGACAGGCGGCCGCGTTCAAGTCCGGCAAGAAAATGTCCTACGCCGACTGTTTCGCCGCAGCCTTGGCCAAACTCAGGAAGGCAGAGTTGGTGACAGGAGATAAGGAGTTCAGACAAGTCGAGGGGGAGCTGAAGATACTGTGGATCGGATAG
- a CDS encoding transcriptional regulator — MARISDSHKRWMKDPKYRKAYMALEEEFALASAVIEARSRAGLTQQELARKMGTTQPVVARLESGRTRPSMRTLERLATATGSRLLISFEPHEAKRRAG; from the coding sequence ATGGCGCGTATATCCGATTCGCATAAGAGGTGGATGAAGGACCCGAAGTATCGGAAGGCATACATGGCGCTTGAGGAAGAATTTGCCCTGGCATCGGCCGTGATCGAGGCGCGGAGTCGAGCCGGTCTGACGCAGCAGGAGCTGGCCCGGAAGATGGGGACCACTCAGCCGGTTGTGGCTCGGCTGGAAAGCGGGCGAACACGCCCCTCGATGCGCACGCTGGAGCGGCTGGCGACGGCGACCGGGTCGCGCCTGCTCATCAGCTTCGAGCCGCACGAAGCAAAGAGGCGTGCAGGGTGA
- a CDS encoding fumarate reductase, with product MPVITLRLFRGDARSGGFTEYLVEAEEGMVLLDVIHRVQATQVPDLAVRWNCKAGKCGSCSAEVNGRPRLMCMTQMSLFPPDEPITVAPVKTFPMIRDLVGDVSFNYEVAKTIPAFRPRPPDPDGVYRMMQADVERIQEFHKCIECFLCQNVCHVIRDHEENKAYFAGPRFFVRIAALEMHPLDTHSRTEMLRAKAGIGYCNITKCCTEVCPEQIRITDNAIIPLKERVADDYYDPLRWILRKLARKG from the coding sequence ATGCCGGTCATCACGCTGCGGCTCTTCCGGGGCGACGCGAGGAGTGGCGGCTTTACGGAGTACCTGGTAGAGGCTGAGGAGGGGATGGTGCTCCTCGACGTAATCCACCGGGTGCAGGCGACGCAGGTGCCTGACCTGGCGGTTCGGTGGAACTGCAAGGCCGGCAAATGCGGCTCGTGCAGCGCCGAGGTCAACGGCCGGCCACGACTCATGTGCATGACCCAGATGAGCCTGTTTCCCCCCGATGAACCGATTACGGTTGCTCCCGTAAAAACCTTTCCGATGATCCGGGACCTTGTGGGTGATGTCTCCTTCAACTACGAGGTCGCCAAGACGATCCCGGCCTTCAGGCCGCGACCCCCCGATCCCGATGGCGTCTACCGGATGATGCAGGCGGACGTCGAGCGGATTCAGGAGTTCCATAAGTGCATCGAATGCTTCCTCTGCCAGAATGTCTGCCACGTCATCCGCGACCACGAGGAGAACAAGGCATATTTCGCCGGACCCCGCTTCTTTGTTCGGATTGCGGCGCTTGAGATGCACCCGTTGGATACCCACTCGCGCACCGAGATGCTCAGGGCGAAAGCCGGGATCGGTTACTGCAACATCACCAAGTGCTGCACCGAGGTCTGCCCCGAGCAGATCCGGATTACCGACAACGCCATCATCCCCCTGAAGGAGCGTGTGGCGGACGACTACTACGATCCCCTCCGCTGGATTCTCCGCAAGCTCGCCCGAAAAGGCTGA
- the sdhA gene encoding succinate dehydrogenase, with protein MVREQYETHEHDVLIIGAGGAGLRAAIEARALGVSVGLITKSLLGKAHTVMAEGGIAASLGNVYPEDNWQVHFRDTMRGGKMLNNWRMAQLHAQEAPARVLELERWGAVFDRTWDGLILQRDFGGHRYARLAHVGDRTGLEMLRTLQQHAVANGIEAHMECTITRLLKDGDRVIGAFGYRRDTGRFIVFRTKAVILATGGVGKLWKFTSNSWECTGNGVMLALDAGAELIDMESYQFHPTGMVWPPSVRGTLVTEGVRGDGGTLRNNKGERFMFRYIPEFFKAETADNEAEADGWYADKQNNRRTPDLLPRDEVARAINAEVKAGRGSPHGGVFLDIASRRPADYIMRRLPSMYHQFKELAGVDITKEPMEVGPTAHYMNGGIRVDADTTATAVPGLYAAGEVAGGLHGSNRLGGNALSDLLVFGRRAGQYAALYAQSLSDAPMPDTSRLEACAREALLPFESTGAENPYAFQSELQETMQSLVGIIRTETELQEALVRQEGYRQRLPQVRVEGGRIYNPGWHTALDLHALLTVAECVTRAALERKESRGGHAREDYPSADRRFASVNIVVRKRNGAIVTAMEPIREMPEELKRLFEEKG; from the coding sequence ATGGTGCGGGAGCAATACGAGACCCACGAGCACGATGTGCTCATCATCGGCGCCGGCGGTGCCGGTCTGCGAGCCGCCATCGAGGCGCGGGCTCTCGGCGTTTCCGTAGGCCTTATCACAAAGTCGCTCCTGGGCAAGGCTCATACCGTTATGGCCGAGGGCGGAATCGCTGCGTCCCTCGGCAACGTCTATCCGGAGGATAACTGGCAGGTACACTTCCGCGACACGATGCGGGGCGGTAAGATGCTGAACAACTGGCGGATGGCCCAACTGCACGCCCAGGAGGCGCCGGCTCGCGTCCTGGAACTGGAGCGGTGGGGGGCGGTATTCGACCGGACCTGGGATGGGCTTATTCTGCAGCGCGACTTCGGCGGTCACCGCTACGCGCGCCTGGCCCACGTCGGCGACCGGACAGGTCTTGAGATGCTCCGCACGCTGCAGCAGCACGCGGTGGCCAACGGGATCGAGGCCCACATGGAATGCACCATCACGCGCCTGCTGAAAGACGGCGACCGGGTGATCGGGGCGTTCGGCTACCGGCGCGACACCGGCCGGTTCATCGTCTTCAGGACGAAGGCGGTCATCCTGGCGACCGGCGGGGTCGGCAAGCTGTGGAAGTTCACCTCCAACTCGTGGGAGTGTACCGGCAACGGCGTCATGCTGGCCCTCGATGCCGGCGCGGAGCTGATCGACATGGAGTCGTACCAGTTCCATCCCACCGGGATGGTCTGGCCGCCCTCGGTGCGTGGGACCCTGGTGACCGAAGGGGTACGCGGCGACGGCGGGACACTGCGGAACAACAAAGGCGAGCGCTTTATGTTCCGTTATATCCCGGAGTTCTTCAAGGCCGAGACCGCCGACAATGAGGCCGAGGCCGACGGATGGTATGCGGATAAGCAGAATAACCGGCGTACGCCCGATCTGCTGCCGCGCGATGAGGTGGCGCGGGCGATCAACGCCGAGGTGAAGGCCGGACGCGGGAGTCCGCACGGCGGGGTCTTCCTCGACATCGCCTCGCGACGGCCCGCGGATTATATTATGCGGCGTCTGCCGTCGATGTACCATCAGTTCAAGGAGCTGGCCGGCGTCGACATCACAAAAGAGCCGATGGAGGTCGGCCCGACCGCCCATTATATGAATGGGGGGATCCGGGTCGACGCGGATACGACAGCGACGGCGGTACCGGGCCTGTACGCGGCCGGCGAGGTCGCGGGCGGACTGCATGGCAGTAACCGCCTCGGCGGCAACGCCCTGTCAGATCTGCTGGTCTTTGGTCGGCGCGCAGGCCAGTATGCGGCGCTGTACGCACAGAGCCTCTCCGATGCGCCGATGCCGGATACGAGCCGGCTTGAGGCCTGCGCGCGTGAGGCGCTGCTGCCGTTTGAGAGTACGGGCGCTGAGAATCCCTATGCCTTTCAGTCTGAGCTGCAAGAGACGATGCAGTCGCTGGTGGGGATCATCCGGACGGAAACGGAACTGCAAGAGGCGCTGGTGCGGCAGGAAGGGTACCGGCAGCGGCTGCCGCAGGTGCGCGTTGAGGGCGGCCGAATATATAATCCCGGCTGGCATACGGCCCTGGACCTGCACGCGCTGCTCACGGTCGCGGAATGTGTCACGCGAGCGGCGCTGGAACGCAAGGAGAGTCGCGGCGGCCACGCGCGGGAGGACTATCCGTCAGCAGATCGACGGTTTGCGTCGGTGAACATCGTCGTCCGCAAACGTAATGGAGCGATTGTGACGGCCATGGAGCCGATCCGCGAGATGCCCGAGGAGCTCAAGCGGCTCTTCGAGGAGAAGGGGTGA